From Draconibacterium halophilum, one genomic window encodes:
- a CDS encoding protein-L-isoaspartate(D-aspartate) O-methyltransferase — MINETSRHKGLRKRLVEGLKVKGIRKASVLEAIGNVPRHLFMDSSFINFAYKDQAFPIGAGQTISQPYTVGFQTQLLDVQKGEKVLEVGTGSGYQAAVLVEMGAKVFTIERQKELYTKTHRFLPSIGYKPACFFGDGYKGLPDFAPFDKILVTAGAPSVPPELKMQLKIGGKLVIPVGNDKHQDMCEIIRTDENDFTMKKHGGFIFVPLLKGTVNF; from the coding sequence ATGATAAACGAAACATCGCGACATAAAGGCTTGCGCAAGCGTTTGGTCGAAGGCTTGAAAGTAAAAGGTATTCGAAAAGCTTCTGTTTTGGAAGCTATAGGCAATGTTCCGCGCCATTTGTTTATGGATAGTAGTTTTATAAATTTTGCCTATAAAGATCAGGCATTTCCAATTGGTGCCGGTCAAACCATTTCGCAACCGTATACAGTAGGTTTTCAAACTCAGCTGCTTGATGTGCAAAAAGGCGAAAAAGTACTCGAAGTTGGAACCGGTTCTGGCTACCAGGCAGCAGTTTTAGTTGAAATGGGTGCAAAGGTTTTTACTATTGAGCGACAAAAAGAGTTGTATACAAAAACGCATCGATTTCTGCCATCCATTGGGTATAAACCGGCTTGTTTTTTTGGCGACGGCTATAAAGGCCTGCCCGATTTTGCGCCATTCGATAAGATTTTGGTTACTGCAGGAGCTCCATCGGTTCCGCCAGAATTAAAAATGCAGCTTAAAATAGGAGGTAAACTTGTGATTCCGGTGGGCAACGATAAACACCAGGATATGTGTGAGATTATTCGAACCGATGAAAATGATTTCACCATGAAAAAACATGGAGGCTTTATTTTTGTTCCTCTCTTAAAAGGAACCGTAAATTTCTGA
- a CDS encoding MBL fold metallo-hydrolase: MIKVEKFVVNPLGENSFVLSDDTKECVIIDPGFYYGEEQDELKYYIERNELKPVKIINTHCHFDHIMGVDFIRDEYKIPFCAHADDAFWVDRAVDQGKMYNFEMNPVKPIDTFIEEGQTIEFGESKLEVIHVPGHAPGHVVFYSKNDKLLIAGDVLFYGSIGRTDLPGGDFDTLISNIKGKLFALPDETKVYCGHGPETTLGFEKGNNPFLT, encoded by the coding sequence ATGATAAAAGTTGAAAAATTTGTTGTAAACCCATTGGGTGAAAATAGTTTTGTGTTGAGTGACGACACAAAGGAATGTGTAATTATAGATCCCGGGTTTTATTATGGAGAAGAGCAGGATGAATTAAAATATTACATCGAACGGAACGAGTTGAAACCGGTAAAAATAATCAATACGCATTGCCATTTTGATCATATTATGGGCGTTGATTTCATTCGTGATGAATATAAAATTCCGTTTTGTGCGCATGCCGATGATGCCTTTTGGGTTGATCGCGCTGTTGATCAGGGGAAAATGTATAATTTTGAAATGAACCCGGTAAAACCTATCGACACATTTATTGAGGAGGGGCAGACAATTGAGTTTGGTGAATCTAAATTGGAAGTTATTCATGTTCCCGGTCATGCACCCGGCCACGTTGTTTTTTACAGCAAGAATGATAAGCTTTTAATTGCCGGCGATGTATTGTTTTATGGCAGCATTGGCCGAACCGACTTGCCCGGTGGCGATTTTGATACGTTAATCAGTAACATAAAAGGGAAACTTTTTGCGCTGCCCGACGAGACAAAAGTGTATTGTGGCCACGGCCCGGAAACCACATTGGGATTTGAAAAGGGCAATAATCCGTTTTTAACCTGA
- the gcvP gene encoding aminomethyl-transferring glycine dehydrogenase, with protein sequence MSQDRFVTRHNGPRGLEVSEMLESVGVSSMEELLEQTVPANIRLKQPLKMNEGLSERKYFRRILDLASKNKVFNTYIGMGYYDTITPAVVLRNVLENPVWYTSYTPYQAEISQGRLEALLNFQTMVCGLTGMDIANASLLDEATAAAEAMVMMANLRSRKMVKAGVTTILVDDKMWPQTHDVLKTRALPLGFELKIQPKDEFVFDESVFGAIVQYPNADGEILDYAGLVEKAHEKDIKVAVAADLMSLAILTPPGEWGADIVFGNSQRFGVPMGYGGPHAAFFAASEAFKRNMPGRIIGVTKDIHGNRALRMALQTREQHIKREKATSNICTAQALLAIMAGFFGVYHGPEGVVGIAERIHNIAGFLAAEIEKLGYTQINKNYFDTIRFALPKHVMREDIEWLSHELEMNFRYFENGDVGISIDETTNPQDIGWIIEVFAKAANKKWQVAEEYPEGFEIDAAFKRTSEFMTEEVFNKYRSETEMVRYIKRLAKKDISLTQSMISLGSCTMKLNAATEMLPLSWIEFNGLHPFVPKNQARGYQEMMEELRRDLAEITGMADVSLQPNSGAAGEYAGLMVIQEYHKSRGEGQRDVVIIPSSAHGTNPASAVMAGTKVVVVKCDDKGNVDMGDLRAKAEAHKDNLSAFMVTYPSTHGVFEASIIEMCEVIHQNGGQVYMDGANMNAQVGLTNPRIIGADVCHLNLHKTFAIPHGGGGPGVGPIGVASHLVEFLPSHPIMNNGHVGITAVSAAPWGSASVLPITYGYIKMMGAEGLTEATKLAILNANYIATALKDNYGILYTGENGRVAHELILECRHLKASAGITEEDIAKRLMDYGFHAPTLSFPVHGTLMIEPTESESKDELDRFISALNSIFEEVKEVENGIADKADNVLKNAPHTAQSVCADEWTHAYGREKAAYPLDWVRENKYWVPVGRVDNAWGDRNLICTCGSPEEYEAFSD encoded by the coding sequence ATGTCTCAGGATAGATTTGTCACCCGCCATAATGGCCCACGAGGTTTGGAAGTTTCCGAAATGCTTGAATCTGTTGGTGTTTCATCGATGGAGGAGTTGCTTGAGCAAACTGTACCAGCCAATATAAGGTTAAAGCAGCCTTTAAAAATGAATGAAGGATTGTCGGAACGGAAATACTTCCGACGGATTCTTGATCTGGCATCAAAAAATAAAGTATTCAATACGTACATCGGAATGGGGTATTACGACACGATTACTCCGGCAGTGGTTTTGCGTAATGTGCTTGAAAATCCGGTTTGGTACACTTCTTACACGCCTTATCAGGCCGAGATTTCGCAAGGTCGACTAGAGGCCTTGTTGAATTTTCAGACCATGGTTTGTGGTTTAACCGGAATGGACATTGCCAATGCATCGTTGCTCGACGAGGCTACTGCAGCTGCCGAGGCAATGGTGATGATGGCAAATCTTCGCTCGCGAAAAATGGTTAAAGCGGGTGTAACTACCATTTTGGTGGATGATAAAATGTGGCCACAAACCCACGATGTGTTAAAAACCCGTGCACTGCCTTTGGGGTTTGAATTAAAAATTCAGCCAAAAGACGAATTTGTATTCGACGAGAGTGTGTTTGGCGCAATCGTTCAATATCCAAATGCTGATGGCGAAATTCTTGATTATGCCGGGCTGGTTGAAAAAGCGCACGAAAAAGATATAAAAGTAGCTGTTGCTGCTGATTTGATGTCGCTGGCAATTCTCACTCCTCCGGGAGAGTGGGGCGCCGATATTGTTTTTGGTAACTCGCAACGATTTGGAGTTCCGATGGGATACGGCGGTCCGCATGCAGCATTCTTTGCTGCCAGTGAAGCTTTCAAGCGAAATATGCCGGGACGTATTATTGGCGTAACCAAAGATATACATGGCAACAGGGCACTTCGTATGGCGCTACAAACGCGCGAGCAGCACATTAAACGCGAAAAAGCAACCTCAAACATTTGTACGGCACAGGCGCTGTTGGCTATTATGGCCGGGTTCTTTGGTGTTTATCATGGCCCTGAAGGAGTTGTTGGCATTGCCGAGCGCATTCATAATATTGCAGGTTTCCTTGCAGCTGAAATTGAAAAACTTGGATATACTCAGATTAATAAGAATTACTTCGATACCATCCGTTTTGCACTGCCAAAACATGTAATGCGCGAAGATATTGAGTGGTTGTCGCACGAGTTGGAAATGAACTTCCGCTATTTCGAAAATGGCGATGTTGGTATTAGTATCGACGAAACAACCAACCCGCAAGATATTGGCTGGATAATTGAAGTATTCGCAAAAGCCGCCAATAAAAAATGGCAGGTTGCCGAAGAATATCCTGAAGGATTTGAAATTGATGCCGCGTTTAAAAGAACATCGGAATTTATGACCGAAGAGGTGTTTAATAAATACCGCTCGGAAACGGAGATGGTTCGTTACATTAAGCGACTGGCAAAAAAAGATATTTCGTTAACGCAATCGATGATCTCGCTGGGATCGTGCACCATGAAACTGAACGCAGCTACAGAAATGTTGCCGTTGAGCTGGATTGAGTTTAATGGTTTGCATCCGTTTGTTCCTAAAAACCAGGCACGCGGTTACCAGGAAATGATGGAAGAACTGCGGCGTGATTTAGCAGAAATTACCGGAATGGCTGATGTGAGTTTGCAGCCAAACTCAGGTGCCGCCGGCGAGTATGCCGGTTTAATGGTTATTCAGGAGTACCACAAAAGCCGTGGCGAAGGACAACGCGATGTGGTGATCATTCCTTCATCAGCACACGGAACCAACCCTGCAAGTGCGGTTATGGCCGGTACAAAAGTGGTTGTGGTAAAATGCGACGATAAAGGAAATGTTGACATGGGCGATCTGCGGGCTAAAGCTGAAGCGCACAAGGACAATCTCTCTGCGTTTATGGTAACTTATCCATCAACGCATGGTGTTTTCGAGGCGTCGATTATTGAAATGTGCGAAGTAATTCATCAAAATGGCGGCCAGGTTTATATGGACGGTGCCAACATGAATGCACAGGTTGGATTAACAAATCCGCGAATCATTGGAGCCGATGTGTGTCACCTGAACTTACATAAAACATTTGCCATTCCACACGGTGGTGGTGGCCCTGGTGTTGGCCCAATTGGTGTTGCCAGTCATTTGGTAGAATTCCTGCCATCGCACCCAATTATGAATAACGGGCACGTGGGAATAACGGCTGTTTCTGCAGCTCCATGGGGAAGCGCGTCGGTGTTGCCAATTACTTATGGTTACATAAAAATGATGGGTGCTGAAGGATTGACAGAAGCTACAAAACTCGCTATTCTGAATGCCAATTATATTGCCACAGCATTAAAAGATAATTACGGAATTTTATACACCGGCGAAAATGGGCGTGTCGCACACGAACTGATTTTGGAATGCCGCCACCTGAAAGCTTCAGCAGGTATTACTGAAGAAGATATTGCCAAGCGTTTAATGGATTATGGTTTCCACGCGCCAACGCTGTCGTTCCCTGTTCATGGAACGCTAATGATCGAACCAACCGAAAGTGAATCGAAAGATGAACTGGATCGTTTTATTAGTGCGTTAAACTCCATTTTCGAAGAAGTGAAAGAAGTAGAGAACGGTATTGCCGATAAAGCTGACAACGTGCTTAAAAATGCACCTCATACAGCTCAGAGCGTTTGTGCTGATGAATGGACACACGCGTATGGTCGCGAGAAAGCTGCTTATCCGCTCGATTGGGTGCGCGAAAACAAATATTGGGTGCCCGTTGGCCGTGTTGATAATGCCTGGGGAGATCGTAACCTGATTTGTACTTGTGGTTCGCCGGAAGAGTACGAAGCTTTTTCGGACTAA